One Ensifer adhaerens genomic region harbors:
- a CDS encoding M20 family metallopeptidase has translation MPNPAARTALVDTIEALKPEFAEMSDAIWDHAELSFHEEKSVATQIAMLEKHGFRVSRGLADIDTAFVGESGQGLPVIAFLGEFDALAGLSQVAGVAEAKALTEGGTGHGCGHNLLGTGSLLAAVALARYLKENDLPGTVRYYGCPGEEGGSGKTFMARAGIFAGVDTALTWHPAPFNGVRSTNNLAVLEIYYRFKGVAAHASNGAHLGRSALDALELMNVGVNFLREHMPQDCRVHYAITDAGGKAANVVQARAEALYLVRAPQMPEALALAARIDKIAKGAAMMTETEVEIVFDRAATNLLPNIALETAIHDNMVALGPVPFDEADIAFAKDIQKTLTQEAISSSIRLYQIKGDVFANSRMDGSTGLHLGLRDFEGQSHFRAGSTDVGDVSWITPTAQCWAPAWAIGTAPHTWQVVAQGKSPAAHKAFAHAAKSLATTGLDLILDADLLARAKAEWREKTQGKPYQCPIPDHIGPKL, from the coding sequence ATGCCAAATCCAGCCGCCCGGACCGCCCTTGTCGACACGATCGAAGCGCTGAAGCCCGAATTCGCCGAAATGAGCGACGCGATCTGGGACCATGCGGAACTGAGTTTTCATGAGGAAAAGTCGGTAGCGACGCAGATCGCCATGCTGGAGAAGCATGGGTTTCGCGTGTCGCGCGGACTGGCGGACATCGATACCGCCTTCGTCGGCGAGAGCGGGCAGGGCCTGCCGGTGATCGCCTTTCTTGGTGAGTTCGACGCGCTTGCGGGTCTGAGCCAGGTGGCCGGCGTCGCCGAGGCGAAAGCGCTCACTGAGGGCGGTACGGGCCATGGTTGCGGTCACAATCTGCTCGGCACGGGTTCGCTGCTCGCTGCCGTCGCGCTTGCCCGCTACCTCAAGGAAAACGACTTGCCGGGTACGGTGCGCTATTACGGCTGCCCCGGCGAGGAGGGCGGTTCCGGCAAGACCTTCATGGCACGCGCCGGCATCTTCGCGGGTGTCGATACGGCGCTGACCTGGCACCCGGCACCCTTCAACGGCGTACGCTCGACCAACAATCTCGCCGTTCTTGAAATCTATTACCGCTTCAAGGGCGTCGCCGCGCACGCATCGAACGGTGCCCATCTCGGCCGCAGCGCGCTCGACGCGCTGGAACTGATGAATGTCGGCGTCAACTTCCTGAGGGAGCATATGCCGCAGGATTGCCGCGTGCACTATGCGATCACCGATGCCGGCGGCAAGGCGGCAAACGTCGTCCAGGCCCGCGCCGAGGCGCTCTATCTCGTGCGGGCGCCGCAGATGCCGGAGGCCTTAGCGCTCGCTGCCCGCATCGACAAGATCGCCAAGGGGGCGGCGATGATGACCGAAACCGAGGTCGAGATCGTCTTTGACCGGGCGGCGACCAACCTGCTGCCCAACATCGCGCTGGAAACGGCGATCCACGACAACATGGTGGCGCTCGGGCCGGTTCCCTTCGACGAGGCCGATATCGCCTTTGCCAAGGACATCCAGAAGACGCTGACGCAGGAAGCAATCTCGAGCAGCATCCGGCTTTACCAAATCAAGGGCGATGTTTTTGCGAACAGCCGCATGGACGGTTCGACCGGTCTGCATCTCGGCCTTCGCGATTTCGAGGGCCAGTCGCATTTCCGCGCCGGCTCGACCGATGTCGGCGACGTCAGCTGGATCACGCCGACCGCGCAATGCTGGGCGCCCGCCTGGGCGATCGGCACGGCGCCGCACACCTGGCAGGTGGTGGCGCAGGGCAAGAGCCCGGCCGCCCACAAGGCTTTCGCCCACGCGGCAAAATCACTGGCCACGACCGGCCTCGACCTGATCCTCGATGCCGATCTTTTGGCACGGGCAAAGGCCGAGTGGCGTGAAAAGACCCAGGGCAAGCCCTACCAATGCCCGATCCCGGATCATATCGGTCCGAAACTCTGA
- a CDS encoding serine hydrolase, with product MSTEIKTGAIAAELHAIADAEPFVTRFLVRNLQTGETIGRGEGEETPSASTRKTSIMMAALKAVAEGRLHLDERITYEARLAQEVASGMFRYLTPGIVISLRDAIVGMMVLSDNVCTKMVFERLTLEEVDGYCKALGMVGTHHRFLIPPLALKPDHSLADVTTTTAADQVMLLELILAAEHDAAAAARLGITVELAAFAVQTLKNQVLRYGIRSRLPFDTVVACKGGRGKRGRMDAGVVYRDGKPLYAIAAFTDGVPALMPDGTPGYTIALETIGKLSQVCWRAF from the coding sequence ATGAGCACGGAAATCAAGACCGGTGCGATCGCGGCCGAACTCCACGCGATCGCCGACGCGGAGCCCTTCGTCACCCGCTTCCTCGTGCGCAATCTCCAGACCGGTGAAACCATCGGCCGTGGCGAGGGTGAGGAAACACCATCTGCCAGCACCCGCAAAACCTCGATCATGATGGCGGCGCTGAAGGCGGTGGCAGAAGGCCGGCTTCATCTTGACGAGCGCATCACCTACGAAGCACGGCTCGCCCAGGAAGTGGCGAGCGGCATGTTCCGCTACCTGACGCCTGGAATCGTCATTTCGCTGCGCGACGCGATCGTCGGCATGATGGTTCTGAGCGACAATGTCTGCACCAAGATGGTGTTCGAGCGGCTGACGCTTGAAGAGGTCGACGGCTATTGCAAGGCGCTCGGCATGGTGGGCACGCACCATCGCTTCCTCATTCCGCCGCTGGCGCTCAAACCCGATCATTCGCTGGCCGACGTCACGACGACGACGGCTGCCGACCAGGTGATGCTGCTGGAACTGATCCTCGCCGCCGAGCACGATGCCGCTGCTGCCGCCAGGCTTGGCATCACGGTCGAGCTCGCCGCCTTCGCTGTGCAGACGCTGAAGAACCAGGTTTTGCGCTATGGCATCCGCTCGCGGCTGCCCTTCGATACGGTCGTCGCCTGCAAGGGGGGTCGCGGCAAACGCGGCCGCATGGATGCCGGCGTCGTCTATCGCGACGGCAAGCCGCTCTATGCGATCGCCGCCTTCACCGACGGCGTACCCGCGCTGATGCCCGACGGCACGCCCGGCTACACCATCGCGCTCGAAACCATCGGCAAGCTGTCACAGGTCTGCTGGCGCGCCTTTTGA
- a CDS encoding ABC transporter ATP-binding protein, which translates to MTGNPLLSVQRLSLAVTHSGNQVVKNVSFDVAPGEIVGIVGESGSGKTLATRAIIGLIPPAVRRIGGTILYRGKDVLGMKDRDLRQLRGGEVGVVFQEPMTSLNPSMTIGRQLEEGLILHTKMSVEERRTAILSMLGRVGIREPERALTAYPHEFSGGMRQRIMLASVMLLKPALLIADEPTTALDAVVQRDVMELMVELTQAEGTAVLLISHDLPMVARYTNRFVVMEKGVVVEQGLTEEILQAPQHPYTRKLLSSLPFRGAARELDMTRTPMVSARNIVVEYPGRKGLFRRHEPKRALHGVSVDIHVGEVVALVGGSGSGKTTLGRTIAGLVQQAEGDILFQGRERSADWRDYRLNCQMVFQDPYSSLDPRMTIQALVEEALRLVPDLDTPAKRRRALETLEEVGLSADFANRYPHELSGGQRQRVAIARAIARRPKFLIADEPVSALDVTVRSQVLELFSNLQKRYGFSCLFISHDLGVVEQVADRVIVMQDGRIIEEGDRDRIFDAPKDAYTRKLLSAIPALDLNQTGGVTLKWRLEA; encoded by the coding sequence ATGACCGGCAATCCTCTTCTCAGTGTCCAGCGCCTTTCGCTTGCCGTCACTCACTCCGGCAACCAGGTAGTGAAGAACGTCAGCTTTGACGTCGCGCCCGGCGAAATCGTCGGCATCGTCGGCGAAAGCGGCTCCGGCAAGACACTGGCGACACGCGCGATCATCGGGCTCATTCCGCCGGCCGTCCGCCGTATCGGCGGCACGATCCTCTACCGGGGTAAGGATGTGCTCGGCATGAAGGACCGGGATCTCCGCCAGCTTCGCGGCGGGGAGGTCGGCGTCGTCTTCCAGGAGCCGATGACCTCGCTCAACCCGTCGATGACCATCGGCCGGCAGCTCGAGGAAGGGCTGATCCTGCACACAAAGATGTCGGTCGAGGAGCGCCGCACGGCGATCCTCTCGATGCTTGGTCGCGTCGGCATACGCGAGCCGGAGCGGGCGTTGACCGCCTATCCGCACGAGTTCTCCGGCGGCATGCGCCAGCGCATCATGCTCGCCTCGGTGATGCTGTTGAAGCCAGCCTTGCTGATCGCAGACGAGCCGACGACCGCGCTCGATGCCGTCGTCCAGCGCGACGTCATGGAGCTGATGGTCGAGTTGACCCAGGCCGAGGGCACTGCAGTGCTGCTCATCAGCCACGACCTGCCGATGGTCGCCCGCTACACCAACCGTTTCGTGGTGATGGAAAAGGGCGTCGTCGTCGAGCAGGGGCTGACCGAGGAGATCCTGCAAGCACCGCAGCATCCCTATACCCGCAAGCTGCTTTCGTCGCTGCCGTTCCGTGGTGCTGCGCGTGAGCTCGACATGACCCGCACGCCGATGGTTTCGGCGCGCAATATTGTCGTCGAGTATCCCGGCCGCAAGGGTCTCTTCCGCAGGCACGAGCCGAAGCGCGCGCTGCACGGCGTCAGCGTCGATATCCATGTCGGCGAGGTCGTGGCACTGGTCGGCGGTTCCGGCTCTGGCAAGACGACGCTCGGCCGCACCATCGCAGGCCTCGTCCAGCAGGCCGAAGGCGACATCCTGTTCCAGGGCCGCGAGCGCAGCGCCGACTGGCGCGATTATAGGCTGAACTGCCAGATGGTCTTCCAGGATCCCTATTCGTCGCTCGATCCGCGCATGACCATTCAGGCGCTCGTCGAGGAAGCGCTGCGGCTGGTGCCGGACCTCGATACGCCGGCCAAGCGTCGCCGTGCGCTCGAAACGCTTGAGGAAGTCGGGCTCAGCGCCGATTTCGCCAATCGCTATCCGCATGAGCTCTCGGGCGGCCAGCGCCAGCGTGTGGCTATCGCCCGCGCCATCGCACGGCGGCCAAAATTCCTGATCGCCGACGAGCCGGTGTCGGCGCTCGACGTAACCGTTCGCTCTCAGGTGCTGGAACTCTTCTCGAACCTGCAGAAGCGCTACGGCTTCTCGTGCCTGTTCATCAGCCACGACCTCGGCGTCGTCGAGCAGGTCGCCGACCGCGTCATCGTCATGCAGGACGGGCGCATCATCGAAGAAGGCGACCGCGACCGGATCTTCGATGCGCCGAAGGATGCCTATACCCGCAAGCTGCTTTCGGCGATCCCGGCGCTCGATCTCAACCAGACCGGTGGCGTCACCCTCAAATGGCGGCTGGAGGCCTGA
- a CDS encoding ABC transporter permease, which yields MIKFILNRLVMAIPTIVIVSVAVFTLIRLIPGDPAALMLGDMAEPQQIAALRAELGLDRSIPEQFVIWAGNILSGDFGTSIVTGEPVLHLVVSRFFVSAEIVVIAVLLASLIAVPAGVIAAWRQNSLTDLALVGSATVLLSIPTFWLGLLLLLAFGLKLGWLPVLGYVPISENWKAGLLYLVLPVMTLVIHEMGVIIRMARASTLEVLRLDYITHARAKGLSESAVLWRHAFKNAFGPTWTMIGLILGNLLGGIAVIETVFTIPGLGRLMVDAIFQRDYPVIQGCLLLVAFSYVVVNLVVDLLYPLFDPRVVAE from the coding sequence ATGATCAAATTCATTCTCAATCGTCTCGTGATGGCGATACCGACGATCGTGATCGTCTCGGTTGCCGTCTTCACGCTTATCCGCCTCATTCCCGGTGATCCGGCAGCGCTGATGCTCGGCGATATGGCCGAACCGCAGCAGATTGCCGCGTTGCGCGCGGAGCTCGGTCTCGACCGCAGCATCCCGGAGCAATTCGTCATCTGGGCCGGCAACATCCTCTCCGGCGATTTCGGCACCTCGATCGTCACCGGCGAGCCGGTGCTGCATCTGGTCGTCAGCCGCTTCTTCGTCAGCGCCGAAATCGTCGTCATCGCCGTGCTTCTCGCGAGCCTGATCGCGGTTCCGGCCGGCGTCATCGCCGCCTGGCGGCAGAACAGCCTGACCGACCTGGCGCTTGTCGGTTCGGCGACCGTGCTTCTGTCGATCCCAACCTTCTGGCTCGGTCTTCTCTTGCTGCTCGCCTTCGGCCTGAAGCTCGGCTGGCTGCCGGTGCTTGGCTACGTGCCGATCTCGGAGAACTGGAAGGCCGGCCTTCTCTATCTGGTGCTGCCGGTCATGACGCTTGTCATCCACGAGATGGGCGTGATCATCCGCATGGCCCGCGCCTCTACGCTCGAAGTGCTGCGGCTCGATTACATCACCCATGCCCGTGCCAAGGGGCTTTCGGAAAGTGCCGTTCTCTGGCGCCACGCCTTCAAGAACGCCTTCGGCCCGACCTGGACGATGATTGGCCTGATCCTCGGCAACCTGCTCGGCGGCATCGCCGTCATCGAGACGGTGTTCACCATTCCGGGTCTTGGCCGTCTAATGGTCGATGCGATCTTCCAGCGCGACTATCCGGTGATCCAGGGCTGCCTGCTGCTCGTCGCCTTCTCCTATGTCGTCGTCAATCTGGTGGTCGACCTCCTCTATCCTCTCTTCGATCCGCGGGTGGTGGCAGAATGA
- the repB gene encoding plasmid partitioning protein RepB, with protein sequence MAGNRKNELRALFSGNVAPAAPAAEADDKAPAAPSVQPAKPVVVPAAQADVPRAASGAIKAMGLSLGSITREAEEARALREALHQGERVVELDPELIDASFVGDRLTDGETDDPEFLALADSIRDSGQQSPILVRPHPQKQGRYQTAYGHRRLNAVRSLGTKVKAIVRPLTDDELVLAQGKENAERRNLSFIERAMFASALADRGFDRKVIGEALAVQKSELSRLLQVAEGVPPAIARAIGPAPKVGRERWMAFGALLEDMVTVELAQEECRSRRFLEAESDQRFQIVFARLSRKPKPDAAAKPETLVDAGGRAFAKLKRDGKNARIEFSVDVDPAFIDEVVELLAKQHAVFAAGREG encoded by the coding sequence ATGGCTGGCAACCGCAAGAACGAACTGCGCGCACTCTTTTCCGGCAATGTCGCCCCGGCGGCGCCTGCCGCGGAAGCGGATGACAAGGCGCCCGCCGCACCAAGCGTGCAGCCGGCAAAGCCAGTCGTGGTCCCCGCCGCCCAGGCCGACGTGCCGCGGGCCGCCTCCGGCGCGATCAAGGCCATGGGGCTTTCGCTTGGGAGTATCACCCGCGAGGCGGAAGAGGCCCGCGCGCTGCGCGAGGCCCTGCATCAGGGCGAGCGCGTCGTCGAGCTTGATCCGGAGCTGATCGATGCGTCTTTCGTCGGCGACCGCCTGACCGACGGCGAGACCGACGATCCGGAATTCCTGGCGCTCGCCGACAGTATCCGCGACAGCGGCCAGCAGTCGCCGATCCTCGTGCGCCCGCACCCGCAGAAGCAAGGCCGCTACCAGACCGCCTACGGCCATCGTCGTCTCAATGCCGTGCGCAGCCTCGGCACCAAGGTCAAGGCCATCGTCCGGCCGCTGACTGACGACGAGCTGGTGCTGGCGCAGGGCAAGGAAAACGCCGAGCGGCGCAACCTGTCCTTCATCGAGCGTGCCATGTTTGCGTCGGCGCTCGCCGACCGCGGCTTCGACCGGAAGGTGATCGGCGAGGCGCTCGCCGTGCAGAAGAGCGAGCTGTCGCGCCTCCTGCAGGTGGCCGAAGGCGTGCCGCCGGCGATTGCCCGCGCGATCGGCCCGGCACCGAAGGTCGGCCGCGAACGCTGGATGGCCTTCGGCGCGCTGCTTGAGGACATGGTGACCGTCGAACTGGCGCAGGAGGAGTGCCGCTCGCGCCGCTTCCTCGAAGCCGAAAGCGACCAGCGGTTCCAGATCGTCTTCGCGCGCCTGTCGCGCAAACCGAAGCCGGACGCAGCGGCCAAGCCGGAGACGCTGGTCGACGCCGGCGGACGCGCCTTTGCCAAGCTCAAGCGCGACGGCAAGAATGCCCGCATCGAGTTCTCAGTCGATGTCGATCCAGCCTTCATCGACGAGGTCGTCGAACTGCTTGCCAAGCAGCATGCGGTGTTCGCGGCGGGCCGCGAAGGCTGA
- a CDS encoding ABC transporter permease, with protein MRKLTFNGAIGGGLIGLLVITALIGLFWTPYDPMALGFTARLAAPGAAHWLGTDEFGRDVASRLMVGARASVWIGFLTVTFAVVFGTFIGIVSGYARGWVDGVIMAINNALLAFPGILLALGLLAVFGANQYGIIFALGIAYTPSMARVVRGAVLSLREREFIEASRVMGNGEIYTMLRHILPNCVAPITVLATSMFGWAILSESALSFLGLGVPPPAPTWGNMLAAGRPFIEQAVWLGFFPGLCIALTLLGINLLGDALRDRLDPRMRGLK; from the coding sequence ATGAGAAAGCTCACTTTCAACGGCGCCATCGGCGGCGGCCTGATCGGCCTGCTGGTCATCACCGCCCTCATCGGCCTTTTCTGGACGCCTTATGATCCGATGGCGCTCGGCTTCACCGCGCGGCTTGCCGCACCCGGTGCAGCGCACTGGCTCGGCACCGACGAGTTCGGCCGCGATGTCGCCAGCCGCCTGATGGTCGGCGCCCGTGCCAGCGTCTGGATCGGCTTCCTGACCGTCACCTTCGCCGTCGTCTTCGGCACCTTCATCGGCATCGTCAGCGGCTATGCGCGCGGCTGGGTCGATGGCGTGATCATGGCGATCAACAACGCGCTCCTGGCCTTCCCCGGCATCCTGCTGGCGCTCGGCCTGCTCGCCGTCTTCGGCGCCAACCAGTACGGCATCATCTTCGCGCTCGGCATCGCCTATACGCCGTCAATGGCCCGCGTGGTGCGCGGAGCGGTGCTGTCGCTGCGCGAACGCGAGTTCATCGAGGCGTCGCGGGTGATGGGCAATGGCGAGATATATACGATGCTGCGCCATATCCTGCCGAACTGCGTCGCGCCGATCACGGTGCTTGCCACCTCGATGTTCGGCTGGGCGATCCTCTCGGAAAGCGCGCTTTCCTTCCTCGGTCTCGGCGTGCCGCCACCGGCACCCACCTGGGGAAACATGCTCGCCGCCGGCCGCCCCTTCATAGAACAGGCCGTCTGGCTCGGTTTCTTCCCCGGTCTCTGCATCGCTCTCACTTTGCTCGGCATCAACCTTCTGGGCGACGCGCTACGCGACCGTCTCGACCCCCGCATGCGAGGCCTGAAATGA
- a CDS encoding ABC transporter substrate-binding protein produces MKTILLAGTMLMSAIALGHARDLTVAQSSDIRSNEPGVNRDGNTDSVIFHIVEGLVGYAENGEVKPLLAKSFEVSPDGLIYTFKLRDDVKFHNGKALTAEDVVWNWNRYMKPETKWTCAGDFDGSKSIKVTSVAAADASTVTMSIEKPSAVFLGLMARPECGYTGIVSQDSVGADGAYTAPIGTGPFKWAEWKKGEYVRLEKNADYVSPANDGKPDGMVGSKRPLVDGIKFMVIPDASTVKTGLLSGALDTAEVSADLIAEFKDSDTMQLIVKRNNGKNLLYFQTRDKILSNVAVRRAMAEALDLDQLVAAVSNGTGEANASMVSADSIFYSDVQKKKIPMDLEKAKKNLADAGYNGEPITIIANKRGNVPSFPAAVVAQAMMQQVGLNVQIEVLDYATQVDRRRSGNYQVISQSVSPRLDPALMYSFYVGNKDKNASLMWDNPKAVELMKAAYVEADQAKRQAIFDEFHQLMLDEVPGIFMYDMVDIWGATKKLHGQPVWQSNTRLWEVTLDD; encoded by the coding sequence ATGAAAACCATACTTCTTGCCGGAACCATGCTGATGAGCGCGATCGCGCTCGGCCATGCGCGTGACCTGACGGTCGCCCAGAGCTCGGACATCCGCAGCAACGAGCCCGGCGTCAACCGCGACGGCAACACCGACTCGGTGATCTTCCACATCGTCGAAGGTCTGGTCGGCTACGCCGAGAACGGCGAAGTGAAGCCGCTGCTCGCGAAAAGCTTCGAGGTTTCGCCCGATGGCCTGATCTATACGTTCAAGCTGCGAGACGACGTGAAGTTCCACAACGGTAAGGCGCTGACCGCGGAAGACGTGGTCTGGAACTGGAACCGCTACATGAAGCCGGAGACCAAGTGGACCTGCGCCGGCGACTTCGACGGCAGCAAGTCGATCAAGGTGACGAGCGTCGCCGCAGCCGACGCCTCCACCGTCACCATGAGTATCGAGAAGCCTTCGGCCGTCTTTCTCGGCCTGATGGCCCGGCCGGAATGCGGCTACACCGGCATCGTCTCCCAAGATTCCGTCGGCGCAGACGGCGCTTACACTGCGCCCATCGGCACCGGCCCGTTCAAGTGGGCGGAATGGAAGAAGGGCGAATATGTCCGGCTCGAAAAGAACGCCGACTACGTCTCACCCGCCAATGACGGCAAGCCCGATGGCATGGTCGGCTCGAAGCGGCCGCTCGTCGACGGCATCAAGTTCATGGTGATCCCGGACGCCTCGACCGTGAAGACCGGCCTGCTTTCGGGCGCGCTCGACACCGCCGAAGTCTCGGCCGATCTCATTGCCGAGTTCAAGGACAGCGACACGATGCAACTCATCGTCAAGCGCAACAACGGCAAGAACCTGCTTTACTTCCAGACCCGCGACAAGATCCTGAGCAACGTTGCGGTTCGCCGCGCGATGGCCGAAGCGCTCGACCTCGACCAGCTCGTCGCCGCTGTTTCCAACGGCACCGGCGAAGCCAACGCATCGATGGTCTCGGCCGACTCGATCTTCTACTCCGACGTCCAGAAGAAGAAGATCCCGATGGATCTCGAAAAAGCGAAGAAGAACCTGGCTGATGCCGGCTACAACGGCGAGCCGATCACCATCATCGCCAACAAGCGCGGCAACGTGCCGAGCTTCCCCGCTGCCGTCGTCGCCCAGGCGATGATGCAGCAGGTGGGCCTCAACGTGCAGATCGAAGTGCTCGACTATGCGACCCAGGTCGATCGCCGCCGCTCCGGCAACTATCAGGTGATCTCGCAGTCGGTGTCGCCGCGTCTCGATCCGGCGCTGATGTACAGCTTCTATGTCGGCAACAAGGACAAGAACGCCTCGCTGATGTGGGACAACCCGAAGGCGGTTGAACTGATGAAGGCAGCCTATGTCGAGGCCGACCAGGCCAAGCGCCAGGCGATCTTCGACGAGTTCCACCAGCTGATGCTCGACGAGGTCCCCGGCATCTTCATGTACGACATGGTCGACATCTGGGGCGCCACCAAGAAGCTGCACGGCCAGCCGGTCTGGCAGTCCAACACCCGCCTCTGGGAAGTGACGCTCGACGACTGA
- the repA gene encoding plasmid partitioning protein RepA: MNMTATQARQDAGHSQARRPADEAIAADARALSEQLKAMRERLFAPTAMKTLRSFTSGEAAKLIGVSDGYLRQLSLAGEGPQPDTGLGGRRSYSLSDINALRRHLAEQALAKGNAAKARSYLKWRDAEAGEHLQVISVTNFKGGSGKTTSSVHIAQYLALTGHRVLAVDLDPQASLSALFGYQPELDLTGNDTLYGAIRYDAEARPLKDIIRKTYFDGLDLVPGNLELQEFEHTTPQALSARHNGTDAGPLFFARVQAALASVADDYDVVIIDCPPQLGYLTLSALCASTSVVVTVHPQMLDVASMNQFLYMTSDLLSVVREAGGELNFDFLRYLVTRFEPNDGPQAQIVGFMRSLFGDRVLTSAMVKSTAVSDAGLTKQTLYEVGRENFTRATYDRAIESLNAVNGEIETLIHAAWGR, from the coding sequence ATGAATATGACGGCAACCCAGGCAAGACAGGACGCGGGTCACTCCCAGGCACGCCGTCCGGCCGACGAAGCGATCGCGGCCGATGCCCGCGCGCTTTCCGAACAGTTGAAGGCGATGCGCGAGCGCCTGTTCGCGCCGACGGCGATGAAGACATTGCGCAGCTTCACCTCGGGCGAGGCGGCCAAGCTGATCGGCGTTTCTGACGGCTATCTGCGCCAGCTCTCGCTTGCGGGTGAAGGTCCGCAGCCCGATACCGGGCTTGGCGGCCGCCGCTCCTATTCACTCTCCGACATCAATGCGCTTCGCCGGCACTTGGCCGAACAGGCGCTTGCCAAGGGCAACGCCGCCAAGGCGCGCAGCTATCTCAAGTGGCGCGATGCGGAAGCAGGCGAACACCTGCAGGTGATCTCGGTCACCAACTTCAAGGGCGGCTCCGGCAAGACCACATCGTCGGTGCATATCGCGCAATATCTGGCGTTGACCGGCCACCGCGTGCTCGCCGTCGACCTCGACCCGCAGGCCTCGCTGTCCGCACTCTTCGGTTACCAGCCGGAACTCGACCTTACCGGCAACGACACGCTCTATGGCGCGATCCGCTACGACGCCGAGGCGCGGCCGTTGAAGGACATCATCCGCAAGACCTATTTCGACGGCCTCGATCTCGTGCCGGGAAATCTCGAACTGCAGGAGTTCGAGCACACGACGCCGCAGGCACTGAGCGCCCGTCACAATGGCACGGACGCTGGCCCGCTGTTCTTCGCCCGCGTGCAGGCCGCCCTTGCGAGCGTCGCCGACGACTATGACGTCGTCATCATCGACTGCCCGCCGCAGCTCGGCTATCTGACGCTGTCAGCGCTCTGCGCCTCGACGTCCGTCGTCGTCACCGTGCATCCGCAGATGCTCGACGTCGCCTCGATGAACCAGTTTCTCTACATGACGTCGGACCTCCTGAGCGTCGTGCGCGAGGCCGGTGGCGAACTCAACTTCGACTTCCTGCGCTACCTCGTCACCCGCTTCGAGCCGAACGACGGGCCGCAGGCCCAGATTGTCGGCTTCATGCGTTCGCTCTTCGGCGACCGGGTGTTGACCTCGGCCATGGTGAAGTCCACCGCGGTTTCCGATGCCGGCCTGACGAAGCAGACGCTCTACGAGGTCGGACGCGAGAATTTTACCCGCGCCACCTATGACCGCGCGATCGAATCGCTGAACGCCGTCAACGGCGAGATCGAAACGCTCATTCACGCGGCCTGGGGGCGCTGA